In Citrus sinensis cultivar Valencia sweet orange chromosome 3, DVS_A1.0, whole genome shotgun sequence, the sequence tttttgaagcaaaaatcagaagtctttgaagctttcaagaagtttaaagctgcagttgaaaaagaaagtggaTACCAGATTAAAGCCATGAGATCTGATCGAGGTGGAGAGTTCACTTCCAAAGAATTTTTAGAGTTTTGTGAAGCAAATGGAATTCGACGCCCTTTGACAGTTCCAAGATCCCCCCAACAAAATGTTGTTGCAGAAAGGAAGAACAGAACCATCTTCGACATGGCAAGAAGCATGCTTAAGAGTAAGAGGCTACCTAAAGAATTTTGGGCTGAAGTAGTTGCATGTGCAATCTACTTATCCAATCGATCTCCAACAAAAAGCGTGTGGGGCAAGACGCCACAAGAAGCTTGGAGTGGAAGAAAACCTGGCATCACCCATCTAAGAGTTTTCGGAAGCATTGCCCATGTACATGTACCAGACGAAAATAGAGCCAAGCTGGATGACAAAAGTGAGCAGTTCATCTTCATCGGCTACGACAACAACTCCAAAAGATACAAGCTTTACAATCCAAACAACGGAAAAATCGTGATCAGTCGAGATGTAATTTTTGATGAAGAATGAGAATGGGATTTTGGCTCTGGTGTGGATGACTTCAACTTCTTTCccattgaagaagatgatcatACACAGATAAAATAAGTAGACGAACAACAAGAGCCTGCCACTCCACCTATCTCACCAGCACCAACCACATGCGGGAATTCATCGCCGTCTTTCTTAAATGAAAGAACAGAAGAACGTACAAGGAGTCTTCAAGATCTCTATGAGGTAACTGAGAGACATGATAATCTTACTCTCTTTTGCCTCTTTGCTGATTGTGAGCCAGTCAACTTCCAAGAAGCTGCACTAGATGAGAAGTGGAGAATTGCaatggatgaagaaatcaaagccattgtgaagaatgataCTTGGGAGCTTACTACTCTTCCAAAAGGTCACAAGGCGATTGGTGTCAAATGggtgtataaaacaaaaagaaatgcgAAGCGAGAAATTGAAAGGCACAAGGCGAGGCTAGTTGCAAAAGGCTATAGTCAAAAGGCTGGCATAGACTATGACGAGGTATTTGCTCCTGTAGCTCGACTTGAAACTATTAgacttattatttctttggcTGCTCAGAACAAGtggaagatttttcaaatggatgtgaagtctgctttcttgaatggattccttgaagaagaagtttaCATCGAACAACCATTAGGCTATGTGGTGAAAGGACATGAAGACAAAGttttgagattgaagaaagCTCTTTACGGGTTAAAGCAAGCACCAAGGGCATGGAATAGTAGAATTGACAAGTATTTTCAAGAGAAAGGCTTCACCAAATGCCCATATGAGCATGCTCTCTACGTCAAAGAAAATGATGGAGATATTTTGATTGTGTGCCTGTATGTGGATGATCTCATCTTCACTGGAAGTAATCCAAGCTTGTTTGAAGAGTTCAAGAGAGTAATGATCAAAGAGTTCGAGATGACTAACATCGGACTGATGGCATATTACCTCGGCATTGAAGTTAAGCAAAAGGAAGAAGGCATATTTATCTCCCAAGAAAGCTATGCAAATGAGATTCTCAAGAAGTTCAAGATGAATGATTGTAAGCCTATAAGCACGCCAGTGGAATGCGGAGTCAAGTTATCCAAACATGATGAAGGCGAAGATATAGATCCAACATTCTTTAAAAGTTTGGTTGGAAGCCTACGTTATTTGACATGCACAAGACCAGATATCCTTTATGCTGTTGGACTTGTGAGCCGATACATGGAGAATCCAAAGACCACCCATTTTAAAGCTGCAAAAAGAATCCTTCGCTACATCAAAGGTACAACTAATTTCGGCTTGCTGTACTCATTTTCTAATGACTACAAGCTTGTTGGATATAGCGATAGCGATTGGGGTGGAGATGTAGATGATCGAAAGAGCACCACGGGATTTGTGTTCTTCATGGGAGATACTGCTTTCACATGGATGTCAAAGAAGCAACCAATTGTCACGCTATCCACCTGTGAAGCTGAATATGTAGCTGCCACATCAAGTGTTTGTCATGCAATTTGGCTCAGAAATTTGCTGAAGGAGTTGAGTTTGGTACAAGAAGAGCCAACCGAGATTTGTGTTGATAACAAATCAGCAATTGCCCTATCCAAGAATCCAGTCTTTCATGATCGAAGTAAACACATAGACACTCGCTATCATTTCATAAGAGAGTGTATTGCAAGAAAAGAAGTGCAAATCAAGTATGTAAAATCACAAGATCAAGCAGCTGATATCTTCACTAAGCCACTCAAGCAAGAAGACTTTGTAAGATTCAGAAGTTTGCTTGGTGTCACAGGATCAAGTTTAAGGGGAGgtgttggatcataaacttgatccaaGATGAATAAATCAAGCCCAACTCATGGAAGGTTCCATGAGTAGGTATGGTTGGTgaggtttgaattatttgtgttaGGTGTGTTAGGTGTGGTTGGTGAAGTTGGTGAGTGGTAGGTTTTAATGGATGGTGAGGATTTgtttattagttgaataaatgaatggttatgattagtttgtttcatgtataaataccCCCTCTCCCCTTTGGTTTAAACATCAAGTGAAGCAGCATAATCTCTAAGGtgtagagagtgaaaaataagagttgtaattggtgaggagtgttgttgaagaaataaaatagtgtgttttttgtgtgttttaattgttaatcCTCCAACACAACTTGCACAAGTTATCGGCTGTTTTGTACATTTTGACGCAGTTACTGGTTCGAGTCGTACATGGGAGTAACAGTTTATATGCATCCATTAAACATCAGATAAATGGAACAAGTGATATGACTAACAGCAGGGCccttaaatttaaatgtattGTCCAACAAACAAAATACAGCATAATGGAATTTCACGGACGTACATACAGACAAACACATACATCCTCATATTTGTGAGCATAGGTTAGCCAGAAAGATGCTAGGACTTGGAACAAGTGATATAACTAACAGGGCACTTGAATGTACCTTtctgatgaaaataaaaaatactactgTTAACCTCCGTCAGTACAACCGACCAGTGCATTCTGAAGAACCACAAAAGCAGCTCTTCTTCTTAATGTTGCTAGATGAATCATAAACTTGATCTATCACGTAATTGTAATGATAAGTCAGCTCTTGCAGGGGAGGAATGTTCTCAGCAGCAAAGAGCATTATGTGAGGCATTCTCTTGTCCTCATGATCATAAAGGACGTTTTGGGCATAAAGATTAGGCGAACAACTGTGGTTAACAAATCTCCCCACATTGCCATACTCCACTGCATCAATGGTAAATCCACCATCCTCCACAACTCCACAGGAACTTGATGGTGCATCAGGCATAACATTCGAAAGTCCACCCCAAAGAGAACCATCACTATACTTATTCCCAATATCAAATAGATACTCATCATTACTGGTTCTTCTTTCCGCTTCCTTCTCTTCAAGGAGCTCCCCCGCGTACGCACAGATAAAACTTCCCGAAGGAATGGAATTTAGGGATCTCACACCCCATCCCCGTGCTTCAGTTTTGATGATCTCAAGCTGAACTTTGATACCCTGCTGGCTGACTCTATTATGGCAAGAAGCTTCGTTACTCTTTTTCATTGTTTCACTGGCTTGCATACAAATACAACATTATGCAGGCTAATTACTTAAAAGGGAATGGCTAGGGCCGACAGACGGATGACGCGGAGCATAGCTCACCTACCCCATCTTCCAATAAATAgcaattttccatttattaattgttctACAAGCCTCCTCTCTCCTGCAATAAGTACGCatggttttttttcttttttttgtccttACGTCGCACCAAACCTGTCAAAAACCACaaagtttaaaattgattttgtgtTTTGCAGTGCAACAACTGCTAACTCAACTATGATTAATGAGTGCTTCCGTCCCTAATTTTCGAGCATAGCTAAATACGTTTGCCTGGCTTGACCCGTTTACTAGTGCGTTACAACCAAAAGACTGATGGTGATCGAGTGGGTTAATCCAGTTGTTGTGAGCCTATAGCATTTGCTTTTGACTCGACAaagcaatttaaaaaaaggccATTTTGGATACCGGTACGTCACGTACTAAATCCAATTGCTTGGTGTGGTCTCCCTATTAGCCTTCGGTTCTTGACTCAATAAGTAATTTCCAGCTAGTTTCCATAGGTTTCAATTCCACCATTTACTTAGCATAATGATCGagaatagggatggcaatggggtgaGGTGGACGTGGAGAGTCTTATCCTATATcccattttattaaaaatgttgCCTCTATTCTTCACCTCATTCTCCATTAAATTTAGAGGGACGGGGATAAAAAATTCCTATATAAGGAATAATTTACTCATTCCTATCCCATTccccatttatttatatcataGTAAGTATGGATATGTGGTTTTAgtacattaaaaattagagacttaaataaagtcattatcatattatagagtatttcaattattttaaaaaatcttcaaaattttgaaacaatatcttcaactgatatcaaaattgaaaaatgtttaGAAAGAGCAccacttaataaagaaaagaaaatgtaataatattttagagttgaataagaattatattgtaaggttttcttttaattataacttgtttatattatataaaaattaacaagaaaattcGTTAATCGACATTGTatttgataaaacaaaaaatagtaaataaaaattaaaaaatatttatatataatggagAGTGAGGTGGTGGTGGGGTAGAGaatgcaaaatcaaatccCATCCCATTAAGAGTTTGAGGATTATTTTTCCCTCATTCCCTACTCTAttccctaaaaattatttaaacacCATGAGAACCCAAACCCGTGTAAGATTTTGTCATCTCTAATTGCGAAATCTTGAGTTTTCTCTTGCACGCAAGTCACAAGGTGTGTGCTATTAGATCTTTTGGCATAATTCAGCTGGTTGTAGATATTTTCACCCAAATTCAAATAGCAATAAAGAATAACGATTGGTGTTTAGTGGTTTAAGTTTTTAATCtccattcaatttttaaaataaaaaaaaaagataaataagttATGCTATTAGAACGTCTAAACGAAGCAAAACCAAACCAGTAATTAACAATTACAAAACAATTACTTGGTTGATAATAATGGCATGGGAGgtgattttatgattttattggtTGCTTTACAACGGTTGACACTCACTCTCAGCTACCGTCACTGACTCGTGTAGCACTACTTCAAAAGTCTCTGGGTGGCAAAGGAAGTATCCAAAATATGAAAGAGAGACAAGTGTTAGCCATAAAGTGAAAAACCTTTATATGGAATTTGTAACTTTCTgctaataattatgataatgaGTCGAATTCATTTCAATAAGGGTCTTGAGGGGTCAATAATGGGGTCTACATTTACGCATCATCAATCTAATCTAACTCTCTAGTCCCAAGAGGAAGAAAAGAGGTGGCAATTTCCCCTTAGCAGCAGCCCTCAAGGCCTCTACTATAAATATGGCCATTAACATTTGTTAGCAACCCATCTCATAAGTATCCTCCTTCGTACTGCTAGCaaagattttgatattttgcaaATGGGGTTATGTCAATACTACCTTCTTTCCGCCGTGCTGCTTTTGCCTGCATTGTGTTACTCTCAGTTCACATTCACAAGTTCTAGAGCTACATTCTATGGTAGCGCCGATGGCTTGGGGACACCAGGTATGTAAAAGTCCCACCTTTATAAAGCTATGTACATTATGCTTTAGAGAAGTTTTCTTTTggtatttgtttatcttttaGATTAACTAATGTTCATGTTGATGATTCATCAGCTGGTGCTTGCGGGTTTGGTGAATATGGAAAAACTGTAAATGATGCTAACGTGGCCGGTGTGTCGAGCCTTTGGACTAATGGAACTGCTTGTGGAGCTTGCTATCAGGTAATGATTATTAACTTTCAACCCACTCAATCATTGCAGTTTATTGTAAAGCTATAtaataaatgtgtaaaatGAACGAATTGCTAAGACGGCTAATCCTTATGCATGCGTGAAAGGAACTtgaaaactttatttatttaaattgtattgtttatatatatataagtagtTTCATGCATATTCTTCATAAGACTGCTTAaatcatttcaaattcaacatcGTCAACAATTTTATTACCACTAGTAATTCTTTTGGTTTTGTACCATCAATTAATAAtggttagttaattaattaactacaGGTCAGATGCAATGTACCAGAAGTTTGCACAGATTATGGGGTGTACGTGGTGGTGACTGACTATGGTGAAGAATACGACACAGAATTCATCCTCAGCCCACGCGCATATGGAAGAATGGCACTTACAGATAAGTCAGAAGAGCTTTATACTTTTGGTGTCATCGATGTTGAATTCCTGAGAGTCCCTTGCCGGTTCAGAGGCTACAACGTCATGTTCAAGGTCCATGAAAACAGCAAGTACCCACAGTACTTGGCCGTATCCATGCTGTACGTAGGTGGCCAAAATGACGTCCTAGCAGTTGAAATATGGCAGGTAATTACTTACAAATTAACTTCTAAACAATTGATTTTTGGCCCGTCCATCGCATGTAATGCTTTTGTTGGTGCAGGAGGATTGTAAAGAATGGATGGCGATGAGAAGGGCTTTCGGTGCAGTATTTGACATCTTCAATCCACCACCAGGAGCAATTAATTTGAGGATGCAAGTGAGTGGCAGCGCAGGGCTCAGATGGGTTGTGGCAAACAATGCTATTCCCAAAGTATGGAAAGCTGGAGTTGCTTATGGATCAGCAATTCAACTTGCATAAATTTGAGATATCCCAAGCTTTATTATTCCTGGTTCCGGGTTATCAGCTTCTTAATGTCATTTAGATATTCTAGTATGTTGTTGCCCAGCATCAGTAAGTGCTGTTactttatcttcttctttttttcagtTTGTTGCTTAGTGTGTATTGTGGACTCCTGCCTCCTCAACCCTTAACTAGTTGCTAAATAAATAGTGGGATTGCGTATTTTAATTAGATCTTTTGATCTAATCCATGAAggagtaaattaataaaattatgctttctttaaaataaaatcgtACATCCGTCTCATTTGTGTTGTCTCTGTGTGTGTGgttgtttaatttcttctgAATATTTAAGTAACTCCTTCTGCAACGAATAGTAATAAGTAAAATTGATGTATTATCAAACAACATACATCGTCGATAATATTCCTTGGTGATTACAACATGTGAAAcaacatatttcaaatgtaaaaattgtaaaataaacagACGGGCCATTCTATTttagaattgaagattagccaaatcttttgttaattgtttataaaagtaaaataaatatctacCAACCACTCTTTGTTTGGcactttataaaaaatatactaatttttttttcttttgtggcTATCCACGTAAAGTTTACAAaatgtatgatttttttactttttcattaatagaatattaattaaacaacCACTATAtcgttaaaatattatttaatccTAGCTAGTAAgtaaatgatgaaaaaaaattccaatttgTAGCTGTTGGAACCAATAGCAGCGATAAATTTAGTTAGATGGATTCATCAAACCTACTgatttaacaatataaaatcaCCAAAATAACCACCATAACTAATTTGTAATTCATTCACAACATAAATTCAGAACCTCTGCTCATATAATCCATCCTAAATAATCTTTGACAACAATAACAAGTCTTTGAAAGCAATAAATCaccaataaaaacaatcatgGTTATCcaaattttatgtaaaagaaacataaaagtaGTTATAGAAAACCTTAAACATTACCAATTATGATGAGCATAGAGTTTACAGTTTGTTTCCatcaattcaaaataaaacatattctaaaattatctaaaacaacaactaataaataatctaTTTACATTTAGGggataaaatagtcttttaacAACATCCTATTAAATCATCTAATGCTATTAATGgaaaagtagaaaaataataaaaaattgcaaaagaaaagtttttggcgtatttttaataaagcgTAGAATATATTTACCCATAAAACTACATATAATAAATTCTTCAACCAACGTACTACATTAATTTCATCTTTAGCTCTTCCGGTAAGCACTGGTTAATGAATGATTTTAGGTACACCATAAAAGGAAAACAGTCgatattgtgaatttttttttttttttgtaatttgttacATTTCTCATACGCAAACAACATATAAAGCATGTTCAAAATGATACTGCTACGTATacttggaaaaataaattaacaagaaGTGACGGCACAATATCTATTTCTCCTCTTTCGGAAGTGTTGTAATCTTACAGGAAATGACCAGGACATAACACCCCTTGGAAGCATCATAACACTTGCCTATATTAAAGCAAAGTCCTTAACAGAATTTGACATTTGGCATTGGAAGGGAAGAATGCATCAAACGAGGGCTGCATTGACTGTGTTAAGTTCTTCAGAATTAGAGCAACTGTCGGTAAAGGACCGTCAACTTGCACAAGTTATCGGCTGTTTTGTACATTTTGACGCAGTTACTGGTTCGAGTCGTAGGAGTAACAGTTTATACGCATCCATTAAACATCAGATAAATGGAACAAGTGATATGACTAACAGAGCACTTAAATTTAAGTGTACGTCCTAGATTCAAAAGCCTTTGTATCACCACGGATCACTCTTACAGGATTCTGTTCATGTATGCTGTTCGCTAGAGCTAGATTCCCTCGTTCAAGCTTCTGATCTTCAGGTTCCTTGCCTCCGTTCATCACATTCCCTCCCTGACCAGTGTAAATCAAAACATCTGAGTTGTCCAAAGTTATCATCGTAACCCCCAGATGCTACAATACTTGTAGCAAGATTTTTTCCCTTGCGCTTGACATAATCTATACCACCCTGAATTTGGAGATGAAGACCAATCATATTCAGCTCCACCCTGTATTGAAACTCGTCGCCCACTTCAACTCCTGGAACCGATCCAATGACTTTTTTTGTCGACAGGGATGTATTTCTTTTTGTCCTTGAGAATCCTTGCTGCTAGGTAATCAACCCTCTTATGAGAATTTTGTCTGCTGggttttgcttcttcttcgtGCAACAGCTTCCTACAAACAGCTTGAAACAGACACAATGTCTCCCTCACCTTGTTTCGGGCACCAATAGCATTATTTTCAGGACCTTTACCACTTGAACTCCTGGGATGAGGAGGGAGGGTCACATAACAAACGTGGGCATGTGCGCCTTTGGTTGCATTCCTCCTATGAGTCAATCAATGATCCTATTATCGACTTAAATAATGACTTAGACATCAAAGGGTTCAAGCATACCTTTTGCACACTGGAGCGGGGGTGCTACGGATGTAATAGTAAAAGTCTATAAATCTGCTAATTTTGGTGAAAGTATCCTTATGGTATATTTTATAGTACTACAGTAGGACCAAGTTGAGACATATGGTAAATAAAcagaataatttattgttctacAAATCAATAGGGATCCTTGTGAGAATAACTCGCGTTCccatcatttttaataaaacccACAAACTCTTCCCCCTTTCACATTACACTAAACTCAAActcccctctctctctctcatacAACTCCAAAACTAAAAACACTCACTAGATCATCCAAAATTTTCGCAAAGTGTAGGAAGGGGATGCTGCGAGAAGATAAGTAGTTTAGAGACATCAACCATACACATACTTTGGGCCCAAGTCTCCACAGTATTATTCCATTATTTACACTAGTGGTGGATGTCCCATTAAGGAGGGTGATGTCATTATTCGAGTCCATTATAAGGACAGTCACTATCTCTATTTGATCTCCCTCCCTCCATCCCTTCTCTTCCAATTAGTTGATGCATATTTAGGGACTTGAAATTCTTTCATTGTGAAACAgttcattgaaattattttttcattggcttcaatattttgttattcagTGGAAGTATAGGTAGATTGAATCGACAATGTCCAAACAAAGCTGAAAAGTAGTGGTTTTGAATGACGTAATGGCGATGCCAATCTCAATGCATTCGGCAAGTGGAGGGGAAGCAATGTGGGTCAGAATGAAGGTAGGTTTTGGTAAGATAAAATGTTGCTACCGAAGTGTGTGGATCTATAGAATATACTTTTATCTCATCCATGCACGTTATTTACATGCCTGTCCAAGCATGTAATATCAATGATTCTTTTACATCAGACATCAGTGGTGTCGACACCATTGAATAAATTAGAGTATTCCAGTATATGCAATGCCCAACAgttgcttttgttttctctgttttacatttatgtttcaaaatttgtCATATTCTAAGGATCGACACAAATATTGATGGATTGTGACAATAATTAGCattgtcaaataagtagaAATCGGCACTCTTCCTGCGCTTGATGTTGTTCTGTTAACGAGTGGCCATTTACGAGCGACCATTTTCAGTCTAGGCGTCCTTTGGGGTTCTGCCggtataatttttgttgtagagatCGGAATTCCTCAAAACTAAGGGGGGTCTTCTCCGCATTTCGACTGATACTTACAATAAAAAGAACTCATTTTTGCGATGATGCAGTTAcgaatatttatttgaacacAAAAAGTGTTtaagaaaagcttctctaatgAGTTATTCCACCACAAATGGTTAGTTTCGACTGCCTTGGGGAAGTGTCAAATAGCCGTATGTGCTGTCCCATTCGTTACTCTTTTTCATTGTTTCACTGGTTTGCATACACGAATACAACATTATGCAGGCTAATTAGTTAAAAGGGAATGGCTAGGGCCGACAGATGGATGACGAGGAGCATAGCTCACTTACCCCATCTTCCAATAAATAGTAATTTCCCATTTATTAATGGAAAACTCTCTAGTTCTTTAGCACTACtctttattacttgttctaCAAGCCTCCTCTCTCGTGCAATAAGTACacttggtttttcttttttctttttttttttatcttacatCGCACCAAACGTGTCAAAAACgacaaagtttaaaatttattttgtgttttgcaGTGCAACAACTGCTAACTCAACTATGATTAATGAGTGCTTCCGTCCCTAATTTTCGAGCATAGCTAAATACGTTTGCCTGGCTTGACCCGTTTACTAGTGCGTTACAACCAAAAGACTGATGGTGATCAAGTGGGTTAATCCAGTTGTTATGAGCCTATAGCATTTGCTTTTGACTCGACAAAGCAATTTGAAAAAACGCCATTTTGGATACACGTACATCACGTACTAAATCCAATTGCTTGGTGTGGTTTCCCTATTAGCCTTCAGTTCTTGACTCAATAAGTAATTTCCAGCTAGTTTCCATAGGTTTTAATTCCACAATTTACTTAGCATGATGATCGAGAATAGGGTTGGCAATGGGGTGAGTTGGATGTGGAGAGGACTACCATATTCttgattttactaaaaatCTCGCCTCTATTCCTCACCTCATTCTCCAATAAATTTAGAGAGATGGGGAAGGAAAATCCCTATAtaggaaataattttctcattccccatttatttatttcataataggTATGAATACGTGactttagtaaattaaaaattagagacttaaataaaatcattatcatattataaagtatttaaattatttttaaaaatctccaaaattttgaaacaccTTCAACTGATatcaaaactgaaaaatatttaaagagagcACCACTtcataaagaaaagaagacattataatattttaaagttgaataagaattatattataggattttcttttaattataacctatttatattaggtaaaaataaaaaagaaaatttgttaaCCAACTTTGTatttgataaaacaaaaattagtaaatatatattaaaaaatatttatatataatggggagtgaggtgggggtggggtggagaatacaaaatcaaatctcaTCCCATTAAGAGTTTGAGGATTATTTTTCCCTCATTCCCTACTCTAttccctaaaaattatttaaacccCATGAGAACCCAAACCGGTGTAAGATTTTGCCAATCTCTAATCGCGAAATCTTAAGTTTTCCCTTGTACGCAAGTCACAAGGTGTGTGCTATTAGATCTTTTGGCATAATTCAGTTGGTTGTCGATATTTTCACCCAAATTCgaataatgataaagaaca encodes:
- the LOC102628529 gene encoding expansin-like B1, whose product is MGLCQYYLLSAVLLLPALCYSQFTFTSSRATFYGSADGLGTPAGACGFGEYGKTVNDANVAGVSSLWTNGTACGACYQVRCNVPEVCTDYGVYVVVTDYGEEYDTEFILSPRAYGRMALTDKSEELYTFGVIDVEFLRVPCRFRGYNVMFKVHENSKYPQYLAVSMLYVGGQNDVLAVEIWQEDCKEWMAMRRAFGAVFDIFNPPPGAINLRMQVSGSAGLRWVVANNAIPKVWKAGVAYGSAIQLA